From a single Pseudomonas sp. A34-9 genomic region:
- a CDS encoding DUF2474 domain-containing protein, translated as MTGKHSLHDIEEAEKKPLWQRLGWLALIWVGSVGVLFIAASLMRMFMNAAGLTTH; from the coding sequence ATGACCGGCAAACATTCTCTGCACGACATTGAAGAAGCTGAAAAAAAACCGCTGTGGCAGCGGCTCGGCTGGTTGGCCCTGATCTGGGTCGGCAGTGTTGGCGTGCTGTTTATCGCCGCCAGCCTGATGCGCATGTTCATGAATGCGGCAGGCCTGACCACGCACTGA